A genomic window from Aquabacterium sp. OR-4 includes:
- a CDS encoding methyl-accepting chemotaxis protein, whose amino-acid sequence MSLVMKNRGPAAEQAAPVVAKGLTKTMTRDAEANRKRARTLAKQQQAAERVAAASTELSAGINEAASAAEELKRASDQIASGAEEASGAAQESLAAVTQVSGAITRQLNSATAAQTKAEGMQSLAGRINHEVQTTVSNVGVAAKRQAESVKMVAELERQAASIGDIVKAVARIADQTNLLALNAAIEAARAGQHGKGFAVVADEVRTLAETSEKSAKQIQDLVGQIQGEVKGIASGINDAAEAIQTEVEKSDVILRQLVQIRTDAAEIVAGAGEIAAAAQQSQVAAQQALKGSEQIAAAAQEQSSAAEEAAKTVQEQSTALAECEQTAQTLSDLADDLKNSSDIGKSAEEVASSAEELSSAVNEINRSAAQIMTALEQIRRGSQQQAAAATESAAAVAQIEKGAQIAEQRASTGRDKARSIKQLMAENKAHIDSLVASISGGVESTRGSAQQIKELELVSRRIDKIVDAITQVSIQTNMLAVNGSIEAARAGEYGKGFVVVATDIRNLAHDSAENADRIKDLVKGIQDQIGAVGRDLGEIMGAALGEVEKAKTITANLLSMEADIESVEKGNVEAVNASQEIVTAIGQVKVGVDQVSAAAQQAEKAAEQAAAAAKQQAQGSEELSAAIEEIASLADELQSN is encoded by the coding sequence ATGTCTTTGGTGATGAAGAACCGCGGCCCGGCCGCTGAACAAGCCGCTCCCGTGGTCGCCAAGGGTCTGACCAAGACCATGACCCGCGACGCCGAAGCCAACCGCAAGCGCGCGCGCACCCTGGCCAAGCAGCAGCAGGCCGCCGAGCGTGTGGCCGCCGCGTCCACCGAGCTGTCGGCCGGCATCAACGAGGCCGCCTCGGCCGCCGAGGAGCTCAAGCGCGCCTCCGACCAGATCGCCAGCGGCGCCGAAGAAGCCTCGGGGGCGGCGCAGGAGAGCCTGGCCGCCGTCACCCAGGTGTCGGGCGCCATCACCCGCCAGCTCAACTCGGCCACCGCCGCCCAGACCAAGGCCGAGGGCATGCAGAGCCTGGCCGGCCGCATCAACCACGAGGTGCAGACCACGGTCAGCAATGTCGGCGTGGCCGCCAAGCGCCAGGCCGAGAGCGTGAAGATGGTGGCCGAACTCGAGCGCCAGGCCGCCAGCATCGGCGACATCGTCAAGGCCGTGGCCCGCATCGCCGACCAGACCAACCTGCTGGCCCTCAATGCCGCCATCGAGGCCGCCCGCGCCGGCCAGCACGGCAAGGGCTTTGCGGTGGTGGCCGACGAGGTGCGCACCCTGGCCGAGACCAGCGAGAAGAGCGCCAAGCAGATCCAGGACCTGGTGGGCCAGATCCAGGGCGAGGTCAAGGGCATCGCCAGCGGCATCAACGACGCCGCCGAGGCGATCCAGACCGAGGTCGAGAAGAGCGACGTCATCCTGCGCCAACTGGTGCAGATCCGCACCGATGCGGCCGAGATCGTGGCCGGCGCCGGCGAGATTGCCGCCGCCGCGCAGCAAAGCCAGGTGGCCGCGCAGCAGGCGCTCAAGGGCAGCGAGCAGATCGCCGCCGCCGCGCAGGAGCAGAGCTCGGCCGCCGAGGAGGCCGCCAAGACCGTGCAGGAGCAAAGCACCGCGCTGGCCGAATGCGAGCAGACCGCGCAGACCCTGTCCGACCTGGCCGATGACCTGAAGAACAGCAGCGACATCGGCAAGAGCGCCGAGGAAGTGGCCTCGTCGGCCGAGGAGCTGAGCAGCGCCGTCAACGAGATCAACCGCTCGGCCGCGCAGATCATGACCGCGCTGGAGCAGATCCGCCGCGGCTCGCAGCAGCAGGCGGCCGCGGCCACCGAATCGGCCGCCGCCGTGGCCCAGATCGAGAAGGGTGCTCAGATTGCCGAGCAGCGCGCCAGCACCGGCCGCGACAAGGCCCGCTCGATCAAGCAGCTGATGGCCGAGAACAAGGCCCACATCGACAGCCTGGTGGCCAGCATCTCCGGCGGCGTGGAATCCACCCGCGGCAGCGCGCAGCAGATCAAGGAGCTCGAGCTGGTGAGCCGGCGCATCGACAAGATCGTCGACGCCATCACCCAGGTCAGCATCCAGACCAACATGCTGGCCGTCAACGGCAGCATCGAGGCCGCCCGCGCCGGCGAATACGGCAAGGGCTTCGTGGTGGTGGCCACCGACATCCGCAACCTGGCCCACGACTCGGCCGAGAACGCCGACCGCATCAAGGATCTGGTCAAGGGCATCCAGGACCAGATCGGCGCCGTGGGCCGCGACCTGGGCGAGATCATGGGCGCGGCGCTGGGCGAGGTGGAAAAGGCCAAGACCATCACCGCCAACCTGCTGAGCATGGAGGCCGACATCGAGTCGGTCGAGAAGGGCAACGTCGAGGCGGTGAACGCCTCGCAGGAGATCGTCACCGCGATCGGCCAGGTCAAGGTGGGCGTCGACCAGGTCAGCGCCGCCGCGCAGCAGGCCGAGAAGGCCGCCGAGCAGGCCGCCGCCGCCGCCAAGCAGCAGGCCCAGGGCTCGGAGGAGCTGAGCGCCGCTATCGAGGAGATCGCCTCGCTGGCCGACGAGCTGCAAAGCAACTGA
- a CDS encoding chemotaxis protein CheW, protein MSDTLEAPERQAAADAAANAAQDKQFVTFCVAGEMFAVPMAPVQEIIRVPDVARLPLAPPALDGLANLRGRVLPIMNLRRLFNTEELAHDDATRALVINLGQPLGFVVDRVASVLSVEPGEIETAQAIQSIVQAEYLTGVINRRGSAGEHQLMLVLDFQRLVDDQFAGMAGGGAVGSGSLAQETRGEAPADAAAADELRLVSFTVCEQEYAIDIADVQEIVQLPSQITAVPNTPRHVLGLISLRQRLLPLVSLRSLFGLARADMDEHHRIVVVSVPGGGQVGLVTDSVKEVLSVPRAQADAMPGALSRDGALQEFESICRLDNGKRLVSIIATERLLGMQAIRDAVSAAGDAASINARKQDADMSTQQQRQNGGDDDMQVVIFRLGAEEFGVPIMSVQEIVRVPEVLTRVPKTPRFVEGVINLRGTVLPVIDQRTRLGMDAIERNDRQRIMVYTLGGLRTGFIVDSVAEVLRIGRGHIEPAPALSDEQGRLITEVAKLDSDKRLVMLIDPSQLLGARERSAMEGLLDADAGPRELPLARAA, encoded by the coding sequence GTGAGCGACACCCTAGAAGCGCCTGAGCGCCAGGCGGCGGCCGACGCCGCTGCCAACGCCGCGCAGGACAAGCAGTTCGTGACCTTCTGCGTCGCGGGCGAGATGTTCGCGGTGCCGATGGCGCCGGTGCAGGAAATCATCCGCGTGCCCGATGTGGCCCGCCTGCCGCTGGCCCCGCCGGCGCTGGACGGCCTGGCCAACCTGCGTGGCCGGGTGCTGCCGATCATGAACCTGCGCCGGCTGTTCAACACCGAGGAGCTGGCCCACGACGACGCCACCCGGGCGCTGGTGATCAACCTGGGCCAGCCGCTGGGCTTTGTGGTCGACCGCGTGGCCAGCGTGCTGAGCGTCGAGCCTGGCGAGATCGAGACCGCGCAGGCCATCCAGAGCATCGTGCAGGCCGAGTACCTGACCGGCGTGATCAACCGCCGCGGCAGCGCCGGTGAGCACCAGCTGATGCTGGTGCTCGACTTCCAGCGGCTGGTGGATGACCAGTTCGCCGGCATGGCCGGCGGCGGCGCGGTGGGCAGCGGCAGCCTGGCCCAGGAGACCCGCGGCGAGGCCCCGGCCGATGCCGCCGCCGCCGACGAGCTGCGCCTGGTCAGCTTCACCGTGTGCGAGCAGGAGTACGCGATCGACATCGCCGACGTGCAGGAGATCGTGCAGCTGCCCTCGCAGATCACCGCCGTGCCCAACACGCCGCGCCATGTGCTGGGCCTGATCTCGCTGCGCCAGCGCCTGCTGCCGCTGGTGAGCCTGCGCAGCCTGTTCGGCCTGGCCCGTGCCGACATGGACGAGCACCACCGCATCGTGGTGGTGTCGGTGCCCGGCGGCGGCCAGGTGGGCCTGGTCACCGACTCGGTCAAGGAAGTGCTCAGCGTGCCGCGCGCCCAGGCCGACGCCATGCCCGGCGCCTTGTCGCGCGACGGCGCGCTGCAGGAGTTCGAGTCGATCTGCCGGCTCGACAACGGCAAGCGCCTGGTCTCGATCATCGCCACCGAGCGCCTGCTGGGCATGCAGGCCATCCGCGATGCGGTGAGCGCCGCCGGCGACGCCGCATCCATCAACGCCCGCAAACAGGACGCCGACATGAGCACCCAGCAGCAGCGCCAGAACGGTGGCGACGACGACATGCAGGTGGTGATCTTCCGCCTGGGCGCCGAGGAGTTCGGCGTGCCGATCATGAGCGTGCAGGAGATCGTGCGCGTGCCCGAGGTGCTGACCCGGGTGCCCAAGACGCCGCGCTTCGTCGAGGGCGTGATCAACCTGCGCGGCACGGTGCTGCCGGTGATCGACCAGCGCACCCGCCTGGGCATGGACGCCATCGAGCGCAACGACCGCCAGCGCATCATGGTCTACACCCTCGGCGGCCTGCGCACCGGCTTCATCGTCGACAGCGTGGCCGAGGTGCTGCGCATCGGCCGCGGCCACATCGAGCCGGCACCCGCGCTGAGCGACGAGCAGGGCCGCCTGATCACCGAGGTGGCCAAGCTCGACAGCGACAAGCGCCTGGTGATGCTGATCGATCCCAGCCAACTGCTCGGTGCGCGCGAGCGCAGCGCCATGGAAGGCCTGCTCGATGCCGACGCCGGCCCGCGCGAGCTGCCACTGGCACGCGCCGCCTGA
- the cheB gene encoding chemotaxis-specific protein-glutamate methyltransferase CheB produces the protein MPAKVLVVDDSALMRRLLSGVLSDAGFEVIVARNGAEGVQQLTDCEPDVVTLDINMPEMDGLTALSLMMQARPTPVVMVSSLTEKGAVATFEALALGAVDFIAKPGGTISLSVDDISQQLVAKVKAAARARMRGGPAARPVAQPAPSPRPAGSLATREAAAAQRLSAGARPKAGQIDGLVIVGVSTGGPRTLEDILPALPAQFPWPVLVAQHMPPNFTGAFANRMDGLCRLRVRECAATMPIEPGHIYIGAGGTDMVVVNRLGRLAVQPRPETPGHPWHPSVDVLVQSAMALLPAERIVGVQLTGMGDDGARAMADLKKQGGRTIAESKDTAVVFGMPQELIERGGASVVLPCGDVTRQLCHWIR, from the coding sequence ATGCCTGCCAAGGTGCTAGTTGTCGACGACTCCGCGCTGATGCGCCGGCTGCTGTCCGGCGTGCTCAGCGATGCGGGCTTCGAGGTCATCGTTGCGCGCAATGGCGCAGAGGGTGTGCAGCAGCTCACCGACTGCGAGCCCGACGTGGTGACGCTGGACATCAACATGCCCGAGATGGACGGCCTGACCGCCCTCTCGCTGATGATGCAGGCGCGGCCCACGCCGGTGGTGATGGTGAGCTCGCTCACCGAGAAGGGCGCGGTGGCCACCTTCGAGGCGCTGGCGCTGGGCGCGGTGGACTTCATCGCCAAGCCGGGCGGCACCATCTCGCTGTCGGTGGACGACATCTCGCAGCAGCTGGTGGCCAAGGTCAAGGCCGCGGCCCGGGCCCGCATGCGCGGCGGCCCGGCGGCCCGGCCGGTGGCCCAGCCGGCGCCATCGCCGCGGCCGGCCGGCAGCCTGGCCACGCGCGAGGCCGCGGCGGCGCAGCGCTTGAGCGCCGGTGCCCGGCCCAAGGCCGGGCAGATCGACGGCCTGGTGATCGTGGGCGTGTCCACCGGCGGGCCGCGCACGCTGGAAGACATCCTGCCGGCGCTGCCGGCGCAGTTTCCGTGGCCGGTGCTGGTGGCCCAGCACATGCCGCCCAACTTCACCGGCGCCTTTGCCAATCGCATGGACGGCCTGTGCCGCCTGCGCGTGCGCGAGTGCGCCGCCACCATGCCCATCGAGCCGGGCCACATCTACATCGGCGCCGGCGGCACCGACATGGTGGTGGTCAACCGCCTGGGCCGGCTGGCCGTGCAGCCACGGCCCGAAACGCCGGGCCATCCCTGGCATCCGTCGGTGGATGTGCTGGTGCAAAGCGCCATGGCGCTGCTGCCGGCCGAACGCATCGTCGGCGTGCAGCTCACCGGCATGGGCGACGACGGCGCCCGCGCCATGGCCGACCTGAAGAAGCAGGGTGGCCGCACCATCGCCGAGAGCAAGGACACGGCGGTGGTGTTCGGCATGCCCCAGGAACTGATCGAGCGCGGCGGGGCCAGCGTGGTGCTGCCCTGCGGCGACGTGACCCGCCAACTGTGTCACTGGATCCGGTAA
- a CDS encoding HEAT repeat domain-containing protein: MGLRKPAAIEPLREVVDREHARDLPGLLQQLRSGNAEQRRWAARDLAAHAPAAAALGEQLLGEQDASVRETLFTTLTAFASDGAVSALLPLLRSEDAQMRNGAIEALSSMPQAVAPRVDALLRDNDPDVRIFTVNMLGDLRHERVVPWLEQVLQDEGQVNVVAAAIEVLAEVGSPADIPALQASSRRFDADPFIGFAARMAIERIEAA; this comes from the coding sequence ATGGGACTTCGCAAGCCCGCCGCCATCGAACCCCTTCGCGAGGTGGTCGATCGCGAGCACGCCCGTGACCTGCCCGGCCTGCTGCAGCAACTGCGCAGCGGCAATGCCGAGCAGCGCCGCTGGGCCGCCCGCGACCTTGCCGCCCATGCGCCGGCCGCCGCCGCGCTGGGCGAGCAGCTGCTCGGCGAACAGGACGCCAGCGTGCGCGAGACCCTGTTCACCACGCTGACCGCCTTTGCCAGCGACGGCGCCGTGAGCGCCCTGCTGCCGCTGCTGCGCAGCGAGGACGCGCAGATGCGCAATGGCGCCATCGAGGCCTTGTCGTCGATGCCGCAGGCCGTGGCACCGCGGGTGGATGCGCTGCTGCGCGACAACGACCCCGACGTGCGCATCTTCACCGTCAACATGCTCGGCGACCTGCGTCACGAGCGCGTGGTGCCGTGGCTGGAGCAGGTGCTGCAGGACGAGGGCCAGGTCAATGTGGTGGCGGCGGCCATCGAGGTGCTGGCCGAGGTGGGCTCGCCGGCCGACATCCCGGCGCTGCAGGCCAGCAGCCGGCGCTTTGACGCCGACCCCTTCATCGGCTTTGCCGCCCGGATGGCCATCGAACGCATCGAGGCCGCATGA
- a CDS encoding CheR family methyltransferase produces the protein MRAAAVSRGFEITDADFLKFRDFFYRKTGIHFDDSKRYFVDKRLVERIEATGAEDFRSWFIALRFESRGEELQHLVNAMTVNETYFFREAYQFDCMVNDMLGELVRRKKPGSRIRIWSIPSSTGEEPYSIAIYLLERWKLINDYEVEILSSDIDTHVLQMAQRGIYSSRSVAQLPKPYLEKYFTRRKDNEYEISRDLVDAVEFSRVNLSEPADTRRFRDIDLVFCRNLLIYFDDLSRRVAAEAFYDAMTPGGFICLGHSESMSRITSLFEVRKFRDAMVYQKPLQGERP, from the coding sequence ATGAGAGCCGCTGCCGTCTCACGCGGTTTCGAGATCACCGATGCCGACTTCCTGAAGTTCCGCGACTTCTTCTACCGCAAGACCGGCATCCACTTCGACGACAGCAAGCGCTACTTCGTCGACAAGCGCCTGGTCGAGCGCATCGAGGCCACCGGCGCGGAAGACTTCCGCAGCTGGTTCATCGCACTGCGCTTCGAGTCGCGCGGCGAGGAGCTGCAGCACCTGGTCAACGCGATGACGGTCAACGAGACCTACTTCTTCCGCGAGGCCTACCAGTTCGACTGCATGGTCAACGACATGCTGGGCGAGCTGGTGCGGCGCAAGAAGCCGGGCAGCCGCATCCGCATCTGGTCGATCCCCTCGTCCACCGGCGAGGAGCCCTACTCGATCGCCATCTACCTGCTCGAGCGCTGGAAGCTGATCAACGACTACGAGGTCGAGATCCTCTCGTCGGACATCGACACCCATGTGCTGCAGATGGCCCAGCGCGGCATCTACTCGTCGCGCTCGGTGGCCCAGCTGCCCAAGCCCTACCTCGAGAAGTACTTCACCCGGCGCAAGGACAACGAGTACGAGATCTCGCGCGACCTGGTCGACGCGGTGGAGTTCAGCCGGGTCAACCTCAGCGAGCCCGCCGACACGCGGCGCTTTCGCGACATCGACCTGGTGTTCTGCCGCAACCTGCTGATCTATTTCGACGACCTCTCGCGCCGCGTGGCCGCCGAGGCCTTCTACGACGCCATGACCCCGGGCGGCTTCATCTGCCTGGGCCACTCCGAGTCGATGAGCCGCATCACCTCGCTGTTCGAGGTGCGCAAGTTCCGCGATGCCATGGTCTACCAGAAACCGCTGCAAGGAGAGCGCCCATGA
- a CDS encoding response regulator has protein sequence MSANILVVDDAATVRMYHRKMLGDAGWQIEEAINGVEALEKVANQPRDRPFDLYVVDINMPKMDGYSFVRELRRLGHVRQVPVMMVSTEAQAQDATAAQDAGANCYLVKPAKPAELVLTAALLLGDLPAARQAGAAHRAAGGTA, from the coding sequence ATGAGCGCGAACATCCTCGTCGTCGACGACGCCGCCACCGTGCGCATGTACCACCGCAAGATGCTGGGCGACGCCGGCTGGCAGATCGAAGAGGCGATCAATGGCGTAGAGGCCCTGGAGAAGGTGGCCAACCAGCCCAGGGACCGGCCCTTCGACCTGTACGTGGTGGACATCAACATGCCCAAGATGGACGGCTACAGCTTCGTGCGCGAGCTGCGCCGCCTGGGCCATGTGCGCCAGGTGCCGGTGATGATGGTGTCCACCGAGGCCCAGGCCCAGGACGCCACCGCCGCGCAGGACGCCGGCGCCAACTGCTACCTCGTCAAGCCCGCCAAGCCGGCCGAGCTGGTGCTCACCGCCGCGCTGCTGCTGGGTGATCTGCCGGCCGCTCGCCAGGCCGGCGCCGCCCACCGCGCCGCAGGAGGCACGGCATGA
- a CDS encoding chemotaxis protein CheA, whose translation MSSTELLDQFILEARECLEQIGQRLLDVEKNPGDRELLNDLFRQVHTLKGNCGLFDFKPLERVVHAGEDLLDRVRNGSLAYSGDIADALLAAMDYTAELVDLIATEGSLPATTEGRAQELATALRRHLAGPAPAAAASPGTAPAAAASPGTAAAPATAPAAAPALPDWLAALPATACVAGHTALRYLPDADCFFKGEDPWHLARSTPGLQHLQVRAAGDWGSVADFDCYRCNLELVVVSDAPRAYIEEHYRYVPDQLSWHALEAAATATATAAAPDSASTGAADPAAPGPDTAADGDPLRELLRARIARIWDDQRALLARPGIAAGTVAATRRTLAALIDGWDDAALAASLRATLEALPAGAAPLAQWALQHRPGAAAACDTTAAGGGAPTAAAPGASALVAPLEPRRGSSGGAGDDSASGGGQKVLKVAQDKIDRLMDLIGEMVVAKNALPYLANRAETVFNQRELAREIKTQYSVINRIAEDMQHAIMQVRMLPVGTVFQRFGRLVRDISKKLGKEVNLVIEGEDTEADKNVIESLADPLIHILRNSLDHGIELPAARMAAGKPAAGTLRVAARQEGDRVILDITDDGAGIDTDRVRAKAVERGLIPADRACLLSEHEAVQLVFLPGFSTAEAISDLSGRGVGMDVVRSAVERINGSVELASTRGKGTQIRLALPLSMAVTNVMMIETAGRRFGVPMDLIVETVRVPAEDIHHFKSAQTVVLRGRIVPLRALNELLALDMPPRQNGDGEHAVLVVRLGSENLGLLVDDFHGTSDIILKPLEGVLTGITGFAGTALMGDGSVLMILNPKELS comes from the coding sequence ATGAGCTCGACCGAACTCCTCGACCAGTTCATCCTCGAGGCGCGCGAGTGCCTCGAGCAGATCGGCCAGCGCCTGCTCGACGTGGAGAAGAACCCCGGCGACCGCGAGCTGCTGAACGACCTGTTCCGCCAGGTGCACACGCTCAAGGGCAACTGCGGCCTGTTCGACTTCAAGCCGCTCGAGCGCGTGGTGCATGCCGGCGAAGACCTGCTCGACCGCGTGCGCAACGGCAGCCTGGCCTACAGCGGCGACATCGCCGATGCGCTGCTGGCGGCCATGGACTACACCGCCGAGCTGGTCGACCTGATCGCCACCGAAGGCAGCCTGCCAGCCACCACCGAAGGCCGCGCGCAGGAGCTGGCCACCGCCCTGCGCCGCCACCTGGCCGGGCCGGCGCCAGCAGCGGCCGCCTCGCCGGGCACCGCGCCGGCAGCGGCCGCCTCGCCAGGCACCGCAGCGGCCCCCGCCACGGCGCCAGCGGCCGCGCCGGCCCTGCCCGACTGGCTGGCGGCGCTGCCGGCCACGGCCTGCGTGGCCGGGCACACCGCCCTGCGCTACCTGCCCGATGCCGACTGCTTCTTCAAGGGCGAAGACCCCTGGCACCTGGCGCGCAGCACGCCGGGCCTGCAGCACCTGCAGGTGCGTGCCGCCGGCGACTGGGGCAGCGTCGCTGACTTCGACTGTTACCGCTGCAACCTCGAGCTGGTGGTGGTGAGCGACGCGCCGCGCGCCTACATCGAGGAGCACTACCGCTACGTGCCCGATCAGCTGAGCTGGCATGCGCTCGAAGCCGCCGCCACCGCCACCGCCACCGCGGCCGCACCCGACAGCGCCAGCACCGGCGCTGCCGACCCCGCAGCGCCAGGCCCCGACACTGCCGCCGATGGCGACCCGCTGCGCGAACTGCTGCGTGCGCGCATCGCCCGCATCTGGGACGACCAGCGCGCCCTGCTGGCCCGCCCCGGCATTGCCGCGGGCACCGTGGCCGCCACTCGGCGCACGCTGGCCGCGCTGATCGACGGCTGGGACGACGCCGCGCTGGCCGCCAGCCTGCGCGCCACGCTCGAGGCCCTGCCTGCCGGCGCCGCGCCGCTGGCCCAGTGGGCGCTGCAGCACCGCCCCGGCGCCGCGGCCGCCTGTGACACCACCGCCGCCGGCGGCGGCGCCCCCACCGCAGCCGCACCGGGCGCCAGCGCCCTGGTGGCTCCGCTGGAGCCGCGCCGCGGCAGCAGCGGCGGCGCGGGCGACGACAGCGCGAGCGGCGGCGGCCAGAAGGTGCTGAAGGTGGCGCAGGACAAGATCGACCGCCTGATGGACCTGATCGGCGAGATGGTGGTGGCCAAGAACGCCCTGCCCTACCTGGCCAACCGTGCCGAGACGGTGTTCAACCAGCGCGAGCTGGCGCGCGAGATCAAGACCCAGTACTCGGTGATCAACCGCATCGCCGAGGACATGCAGCACGCCATCATGCAGGTGCGCATGCTGCCGGTGGGCACGGTGTTCCAGCGTTTCGGCCGCCTGGTGCGCGACATCTCCAAGAAGCTGGGCAAGGAGGTCAACCTGGTCATCGAGGGCGAGGACACCGAGGCCGACAAGAACGTCATCGAGAGCCTGGCCGATCCGCTGATCCACATCCTGCGCAACAGCCTGGACCACGGCATCGAGCTGCCGGCCGCACGTATGGCCGCCGGCAAGCCCGCGGCCGGCACGCTGCGGGTGGCGGCGCGCCAGGAAGGCGACCGCGTGATCCTCGACATCACCGACGACGGCGCCGGCATCGACACCGACCGCGTGCGCGCCAAGGCGGTGGAGCGTGGCCTGATCCCGGCCGACCGGGCCTGCCTGCTCAGCGAGCACGAGGCGGTGCAGCTGGTGTTCCTGCCCGGCTTCTCCACCGCCGAGGCCATCAGCGATCTCTCGGGCCGCGGCGTCGGCATGGACGTGGTGCGCTCGGCGGTCGAGCGCATCAACGGCAGCGTGGAGCTGGCCAGCACCCGCGGCAAGGGCACGCAGATCCGGCTGGCGCTGCCGCTGAGCATGGCGGTGACCAATGTGATGATGATCGAGACCGCCGGCCGCCGCTTCGGCGTGCCGATGGACCTGATCGTCGAGACGGTGCGCGTGCCGGCCGAGGACATCCACCACTTCAAGAGCGCCCAGACGGTGGTGCTGCGCGGGCGCATCGTGCCGCTGCGCGCGCTCAACGAGCTGCTGGCCCTCGACATGCCGCCGCGCCAGAACGGTGATGGCGAGCACGCGGTGCTGGTGGTGCGCCTGGGCTCCGAGAACCTGGGCCTGCTGGTCGACGACTTCCACGGCACCAGCGACATCATCCTCAAGCCGCTGGAAGGCGTGCTCACCGGCATCACCGGCTTCGCCGGCACGGCGCTGATGGGCGACGGCAGCGTGCTGATGATCCTCAACCCCAAGGAGCTGAGCTGA
- a CDS encoding response regulator — protein sequence MKSVFLVDDSATMLMSLKGTLEISGFKVDTAPDGEAALHKLKAGLRPDLIITDINMPKLDGIGLIREARKLLRFTPILALTTESQQGKRDEAKRIGATGWLVKPVGGADLVKVIKQVIPGA from the coding sequence ATGAAAAGCGTCTTCCTGGTCGACGACTCGGCCACCATGCTGATGAGCCTGAAGGGCACGCTGGAGATCAGCGGCTTCAAGGTCGACACGGCGCCCGATGGCGAAGCCGCGCTGCACAAGCTCAAGGCCGGCCTGCGCCCCGACCTGATCATCACCGACATCAACATGCCCAAGCTCGACGGCATCGGCCTGATCCGCGAGGCGCGCAAGCTGCTGCGCTTCACGCCGATCCTGGCGCTCACCACCGAAAGCCAGCAGGGCAAGCGCGACGAGGCCAAGCGCATCGGTGCCACCGGCTGGCTGGTCAAGCCGGTGGGCGGCGCCGATCTGGTGAAGGTCATCAAGCAGGTCATCCCCGGAGCCTGA
- a CDS encoding methyl-accepting chemotaxis protein — translation MDSDPDTPRTSLPQRWLRRITVRDIGLAVVLTLALGAHALWSDSVSWASLAWLATGTLVGMWLGARARPLQLGTNERTTAVVTQDIQTLRQAFAVLKQQVDATIQSSEEAVMSMMERMNRVHANAQALRESILEAVRRSESLSADSLGRAGQHGQAVASLAEHEHKYEAQRAQNQARVRAVAEQVRQLTPVATLIGEISRQTNLLAINASIEAARAGREGAGFKVVAAEVRRLSTQTSEAARQITEGIALAASAIDAEMTGARSMEGDSAAAQLGEIAAHIQTMSETLGDVVPYLGSLSTRMDSGMAVVTEDIVNTLGDMQFQDINRQLLEQINSALASLSEHFSQIYQLIDGQAPPPPVLLEELLSRWTENYVMHSQRVAHARAVGAAEPAPLPTDEPSSKNLTLATAYGPRIEFF, via the coding sequence ATGGACAGCGACCCCGACACCCCACGCACCAGCCTGCCGCAGCGCTGGCTGCGCCGCATCACCGTGCGCGACATCGGCCTGGCCGTGGTGCTGACGCTGGCACTTGGCGCGCATGCGCTGTGGTCCGACTCGGTGTCCTGGGCCTCGCTGGCCTGGCTGGCCACCGGCACCCTGGTGGGCATGTGGCTGGGCGCGCGCGCCCGGCCGCTGCAGCTGGGCACCAACGAGCGCACCACTGCAGTGGTGACGCAGGACATCCAGACCCTGCGCCAGGCCTTCGCGGTGCTCAAGCAGCAGGTCGACGCCACCATCCAGTCCAGCGAAGAGGCGGTGATGTCGATGATGGAGCGCATGAACCGGGTACATGCCAATGCCCAGGCGCTGCGCGAAAGCATCCTCGAGGCGGTGCGGCGATCCGAGTCGCTGTCGGCCGACTCGCTGGGCCGCGCCGGCCAGCATGGCCAGGCGGTGGCCTCGCTGGCCGAGCACGAGCACAAGTACGAGGCGCAGCGCGCGCAGAACCAGGCACGCGTGCGCGCCGTGGCCGAGCAGGTGCGCCAGCTCACGCCGGTGGCCACGCTGATCGGCGAGATCTCGCGCCAGACCAACCTGCTGGCCATCAATGCCTCGATCGAGGCCGCCCGCGCCGGCCGCGAAGGCGCCGGCTTCAAGGTGGTGGCCGCCGAGGTGCGGCGCCTGTCCACGCAGACCAGCGAGGCCGCGCGCCAGATCACCGAGGGCATCGCGCTGGCCGCCAGCGCCATCGATGCCGAGATGACCGGCGCCCGGTCGATGGAAGGCGACAGCGCCGCCGCCCAGCTGGGCGAGATCGCCGCGCACATCCAGACCATGAGCGAGACCCTTGGCGACGTGGTGCCCTACCTCGGCAGCCTGTCGACGCGCATGGATTCGGGCATGGCCGTGGTCACCGAAGACATCGTCAACACGCTGGGCGACATGCAGTTCCAGGACATCAACCGCCAGCTGCTCGAGCAGATCAACAGCGCGCTGGCCAGCCTGTCGGAACACTTCTCGCAGATCTACCAGCTGATCGATGGCCAGGCGCCACCGCCGCCGGTGCTGCTGGAAGAGCTGCTGTCGCGCTGGACCGAGAACTACGTGATGCACTCGCAGCGCGTGGCCCATGCGCGCGCCGTGGGCGCGGCCGAGCCGGCCCCCTTGCCCACCGACGAGCCGTCTTCCAAGAACCTCACCCTGGCGACCGCTTATGGACCCCGCATCGAGTTCTTCTGA